Proteins co-encoded in one Oreochromis aureus strain Israel breed Guangdong linkage group 3, ZZ_aureus, whole genome shotgun sequence genomic window:
- the LOC120438650 gene encoding uncharacterized protein LOC120438650, producing MKMMILLLLFVSQHASGVEVYEGVESVLLPCRIQADDSRSPTAVLWRCDEFKNPRVHVRLLSADNLQDQNVHYVGRTSMRADALQTGDLSLTLRNPTVFDSGTYTCTTLRSEEELSWTEVQLKVTERPPPVWPTVLSVVLLGTLIILAAAYVCYIRMRNREGWGSDLWKCGGDGYLRWSGRVSFFSGLFLLTAAGVCVLLLSGLAVPADAPPLLLSESVLRLLCHLVVLCPYCISTGLLLSIYSKTLNKPAVSMEMTQHHRGQGLDDVYDDINAYVTTEHAF from the exons atgaagatgatgatcCTGCTCCTCTTATTCG tttcccagcatgcctcagGGGTGGAGGTTTATgagggggtggagtctgtcctgcTTCCCTGTCGGATACAAGCTGATGATTCCAGGAGCCCCACAGCAGTTCTGTGGCGCTGTGATGAGTTCAAGAACCCGCGAGTCCACGTGCGCCTGCTTAGTGCTGACAATCTTCAGGATCAAAACGTTCATTACGTTGGTCGAACATCAATGAGAGCCGACGCTCTGCAgactggagacctcagcctCACTCTGAGGAACCCTACAGTCTTTGACAGTggaacctacacctgcaccaccCTCAGGAGCGAAGAAGAGCTGAGCTGGACTGAAGTACAGCTGAAGGTCACAG aACGTCCTCCTCCAGTCTGGCCCACAGTCCTCTCAGTTGTGCTGCTGGGTACTCTGATCATTCTGGCTGCTGCCTACGTGTGCTACATAAGGATGAGGAACAGag AGGGTTGGGGATCAGACCTGTGGAAGTGTGGAGGTGACGGCTATCTGAGATGGAGCGGACGAGTCTCCTTCT TTTCAGGCCTGTTTCTGCTGACTGCTGCAG gtgtgtgtgtgctgctgctgtctggccTGGCTGTTCCTGCAG atgctcctcctcttcttctttctgagTCTGTGCTCAGACTCCtctgccatctagtggtctTATGTCCATACTGCATCTCCACTGGTCTGCTGCTGTCCATCTACAGCAAGACACTGAACAAACCAGCCGTCTCCATGGAGATGACCCAGCATCACAGAGGTCAAGGACTAGATGACGTCTACGATGACATCAATGCTTATGTCACCACCGAGCATGCCTTCTGA